A single genomic interval of Colius striatus isolate bColStr4 chromosome 9, bColStr4.1.hap1, whole genome shotgun sequence harbors:
- the LOC104560221 gene encoding ovomucoid, which produces MSAMKITGVFLLLSLAFLCLANAARQDKIDCSEYKRLQRGRPIYCEKLYQPFCGSDGKTYNNKCTFCKAVLRSRDTLHMRQAGPC; this is translated from the exons ATGTCTGCCATGAAGATAACAGGTGTCTTTTTGCTCCTCAGCCTGGCATTTCTTTGCTTAGCAA ATGCTGCCAGGCAGGATAAG ATAGACTGCAGTGAATATAAGAGGTTACAGAGAGGAAGACCTATTTACTGTGAAAAACTCTATCAACCTTTTTGTGGCTCTGATGGAAAAACATATAACAACAAATGTACTTTCTGCAAAGCAGTCCT GAGAAGCAGAGACACCTTACATATGAGACAAGCAGGGCCATGCTGA